The region CATCTTTATCGATATTATATGGTGGATAATATACTATTTTATGTTTCATCCATCCTTCTCTTATTATAAAAATCGGTAATATACTTGCCCCTGTCTTTACAGCTAAGCGAACTGGACCTGAAAAAGCAGATGCTTTTCTAGCAAAAAATTCTAATATCCAACCATCATTACCTGCATGTTGATCCGCTAATATAAGCACCGTTTTGCCTCTTAATAAAGTTTTATAAATTTTCCTTAATGATAAATCCTTTGTAATAACCTTTGCTCCTTTTGATTCACGTATCTCAGTTATCTTCTTGTCAAATAAATAATTTTTTTGTTCTTTAGCAATTGCTGTAATGGTATTGCCCTGTGCTGCATAATATGTCCCCAACCACTCCCAATTACCAAAGTGGGCAGTATATAAAATAATACCATTGTCTTTATTATGAACTTGCCCTAAATATTCTTTTCCTTCTTCAGATATACAATTATTCAAGTCTGTAGATGAAAGTTTTTCGAGCAGCATAAACTCAACTAACACCATGCTAAAATTATAATACACCTTTTTTAGTAAATTTTCACACTCTTCAATTGAGTATTCAGGAAAGGCTTTCTTAATATTTTCTCTGACCGATTTATTTCGCTTACTTCCTAATTTATAAGTAATAAAAGCTAAAATAGAAGGAATTTTTTTAGATATACTTAAAGGTAAAAAACAAATTACTTTCATAAGAAGTATAAAAACTATATAAAGAATATGATTTACCATATAAATAACTCCTTTAATAAACCCTTTAATGATTTTTTTAGATTTTTATATATATTTTTTAAAAGTATCTTTATAAAATCTTAGCCCTCAATAAATCTTGAAAGTTTAACATACCTACTGGTTTCATATTTTCTACTATTGGTAAATCACTTACTTCATTATCTTCCATTATATTCAATGCTTCAATTGCTAAACAATTACTCTCAATACACCTAGGGTTTTTAGTCATTACTTCAGATACAGGTTTTTCAAGAAAATCTACTGATTTCTCCAACAAACGCCGTATATCACCATCAGTTATTATCCCTACCAAAATACCTTTGTCATTAATTATGGAAGTAGAGCCCATTTTTGATTTTGTCATGGTGAACAATGCTTCTTTAACGTTGGTAAGTTCTAATACAATAGGGTTTTGACCTCTTATATTCATGACGTCTTTTACCTTAGTTAATAACTTACGGCCTAAGCTACCACCAGGATGATATAAGGCAAAGTCCTCAGGTGTAAAGCCTTTCATTTTAGATACAGTCAAAGCCATAGCGTCTCCCATAGCCAAAATAGCT is a window of Halanaerobiaceae bacterium ANBcell28 DNA encoding:
- a CDS encoding lysophospholipid acyltransferase family protein produces the protein MVNHILYIVFILLMKVICFLPLSISKKIPSILAFITYKLGSKRNKSVRENIKKAFPEYSIEECENLLKKVYYNFSMVLVEFMLLEKLSSTDLNNCISEEGKEYLGQVHNKDNGIILYTAHFGNWEWLGTYYAAQGNTITAIAKEQKNYLFDKKITEIRESKGAKVITKDLSLRKIYKTLLRGKTVLILADQHAGNDGWILEFFARKASAFSGPVRLAVKTGASILPIFIIREGWMKHKIVYYPPYNIDKDASDDEQRELLQELTKLTEKTIREYPEQWFWLHNRWKVRE